A genomic segment from Salvia splendens isolate huo1 chromosome 13, SspV2, whole genome shotgun sequence encodes:
- the LOC121759893 gene encoding B2 protein-like isoform X2, translating into MGHSFWQLGDELRGQSKVSEDQKWLVAASRLAEQTRSKPERRINLDLSKGAPEFRPRVTSSFQEDNKFESFNFNMLNMEPRLNLNENVTKTSFGNGIYNMNAVYQNPNNSSMGNISGSKYNNINLVKEPNNGHINNNNTKDDAMNSNGAADKRFKTLPAAETLPRNEVLGGYIFVCNNDTMQEDLKRQLFGLPPRYRDSVRAITPGLPLFLYNYTTHQLHGIFEATTFGGSNIDPTAWEDKKCRGESRFPAQVRVRARKLCNPLDEDAFRPVLHHYDGPKFRLELSIAETLDLLDLCEQAGA; encoded by the exons ATGGGGCACAGCTTTTGGCAGCTGGGTGACGAGCTGCGAGGACAGTCCAAAGTTTCCGAGGATCAAAAATGGTTGGTGGCAGCTTCCAGGTTGGCCGAGCAGACGAGGTCAAAGCCCGAGCGGAGGATCAATCTAGATCTCTCAAAGGGTGCTCCTGAATTCAGGCCCAGGGTTACTTCTAGTTTTCAGGAAGATAACAAGTTCGAGAGTTTCAATTTCAACATGTTGAACATGGAGCCAAGGCTGAATCTGAATGAGAACGTGACGAAAACTTCCTTCGGAAATGGCATCTACAACATGAATGCTGTTTATCAGAATCCCAACAATAGCTCTATGGGGAACATCTCTGGAAGCAAATATAACAATATCAACCTCGTGAAGGAGCCTAATAACGGCCATATCAACAACAATAATACCAAGGATGATGCCATGAATTCCAATGGTGCAGCTGACAAAAGGTTCAAAACACTCCCTGCTGCAGAGACGCTCCCTAGGAATGAAGTGCTCGGTGGATATATCTTTGTATGCAATAATGATACGATGCAGGAGGATCTGAAGCGACAGCTGTTTG GTTTGCCTCCTAGATATAGGGATTCTGTGAGGGCAATAACACCGGGTTTACCTTTATTCCTCTACAACTACACCACTCACCAATTGCATGGTATCTTTGAG GCAACCACCTTTGGAGGTTCCAACATAGATCCTACTGCTTGGGAAGATAAAAAGTGCAGAGGTGAATCAAGATTCCCTGCTCAG GTGAGAGTTCGAGCCAGGAAACTCTGCAACCCTCTGGATGAAGATGCTTTCAGGCCCGTCTTGCATCACTATGATGGCCCTAAGTTTCGCCTGGAGCTATCCATTGCTGAG ACCTTGGACTTGCTAGATCTCTGCGAACAAGCTGGCGCATAA
- the LOC121759892 gene encoding pentatricopeptide repeat-containing protein At5g56310-like, with the protein MLPPKPNLLTRLSVVHRRAITSSSLHQTPPLSLAADKCRSMDQLKQIHAQMITTAQIHDAFAASRLINFSALSDSGDLTYALKLFANIPAPNTFIWNTLIRAHATSSNPSAGLHLYSEMRRRAAAPGKHTFPFVLKACANSQSAKCAEQIHAHVLKFGLDCDSHVANGLIRAYSVTCLMRNARKVFDEMRERNVGVWTTIICGYAQNNSAEEAISLFSAIVSEGFEPSGVVLASVLSACAQSSCSSLGKEIHAYINEKGVEMNVILGTALINMYAKNGELIEARRIFDGLRERNVATWNAMICGLALHGRASEAIDMFVEMGRGRERVRPNGITLLGVLCACCHAGMVDFGREVFYSMERVYGVEPNLRHYGCMVDLLGRGGRILEAEGLIRGMRWEADVAIWGSLLSGCRSWGDIEAAERVVGVIQGLDPTNHGVHVVLSNMYAEAGRWEDVESRRKVIKEGSLNKTAGWSAIAGDGITRRPMFSANLHN; encoded by the coding sequence ATGCTCCCTCCAAAACCAAATCTTCTAACAAGACTCTCCGTCGTCCACCGCCGTGCTATAACTTCGTCGTCTCTGCACCAAACGCCGCCGCTGTCTCTAGCAGCGGACAAATGCCGATCCATGGACCAGCTGAAGCAAATCCACGCCCAAATGATCACCACCGCCCAAATTCACGACGCCTTCGCCGCTAGCCGCCTAATCAACTTCTCCGCTCTCTCCGATTCCGGCGACCTCACTTACGCCCTCAAATTGTTCGCCAACATCCCCGCGCCCAACACTTTCATCTGGAACACACTGATCAGAGCTCACGCCACCAGCTCCAACCCCTCCGCCGGCCTCCACCTCTACTCCGAAATGCGGAGGCGCGCCGCCGCTCCGGGCAAGCACACGTTCCCCTTCGTCCTCAAAGCCTGCGCGAATTCTCAATCCGCGAAATGCGCCGAGCAGATCCACGCTCACGTGCTCAAATTCGGTCTGGATTGCGATTCGCACGTGGCGAATGGCCTGATTAGGGCGTATTCCGTAACATGCCTGATGAGAAACGCGCGCAAAGTGTTCGACGAAATGCGCGAGAGAAATGTGGGCGTTTGGACGACTATTATATGCGGCTACGCCCAAAACAACTCCGCGGAGGAAGCGATCTCGCTATTTAGCGCCATAGTTTCGGAAGGATTCGAACCGAGCGGAGTTGTTCTTGCCTCGGTTTTGTCTGCGTGCGCGCAGTCGTCGTGCTCGTCGTTGGGGAAGGAGATCCACGCGTACATAAACGAGAAGGGCGTGGAAATGAACGTTATTCTTGGAACTGCTTTAATCAACATGTATGCAAAGAATGGGGAATTGATCGAAGCAaggcgaattttcgatgggttGAGAGAGAGAAACGTGGCGACATGGAACGCCATGATCTGTGGGCTGGCCCTCCACGGCCGCGCCAGCGAAGCCATCGATATGTTTGTGGAGatggggagagggagagagagagtgaggccTAACGGCATCACTCTTCTCGGAGTTCTGTGCGCATGCTGCCATGCGGGGATGGTGGATTTCGGGAGGGAGGTGTTTTACTCGATGGAGAGGGTGTATGGCGTGGAGCCAAACTTGAGGCACTACGGGTGCATGGTGGATCTACTGGGGCGGGGAGGGCGGATTTTGGAGGCGGAGGGGCTGATCAGGGGGATGCGATGGGAGGCAGATGTGGCGATCTGGGGGTCGTTGTTGAGCGGTTGTAGGAGTTGGGGTGATATTGAGGCGGCGGAGAGGGTTGTAGGGGTGATTCAGGGGTTGGATCCTACTAATCATGGGGTGCATGTTGTGTTGTCGAATATGTATGCCGAGGCGGGGAGGTGGGAGGATGTGGAGAGCCGGAGGAAGGTGATTAAGGAGGGGAGTTTGAACAAGACGGCTGGGTGGAGCGCCATTGCTGGTGACGGAATTACAAGACGGCCGATGTTTTCAGCTAATTTACACAACTAG
- the LOC121759893 gene encoding B2 protein-like isoform X1: MAFYMFSSMGHSFWQLGDELRGQSKVSEDQKWLVAASRLAEQTRSKPERRINLDLSKGAPEFRPRVTSSFQEDNKFESFNFNMLNMEPRLNLNENVTKTSFGNGIYNMNAVYQNPNNSSMGNISGSKYNNINLVKEPNNGHINNNNTKDDAMNSNGAADKRFKTLPAAETLPRNEVLGGYIFVCNNDTMQEDLKRQLFGLPPRYRDSVRAITPGLPLFLYNYTTHQLHGIFEATTFGGSNIDPTAWEDKKCRGESRFPAQVRVRARKLCNPLDEDAFRPVLHHYDGPKFRLELSIAETLDLLDLCEQAGA, encoded by the exons ATG GCATTTTACATGTTTTCCAGCATGGGGCACAGCTTTTGGCAGCTGGGTGACGAGCTGCGAGGACAGTCCAAAGTTTCCGAGGATCAAAAATGGTTGGTGGCAGCTTCCAGGTTGGCCGAGCAGACGAGGTCAAAGCCCGAGCGGAGGATCAATCTAGATCTCTCAAAGGGTGCTCCTGAATTCAGGCCCAGGGTTACTTCTAGTTTTCAGGAAGATAACAAGTTCGAGAGTTTCAATTTCAACATGTTGAACATGGAGCCAAGGCTGAATCTGAATGAGAACGTGACGAAAACTTCCTTCGGAAATGGCATCTACAACATGAATGCTGTTTATCAGAATCCCAACAATAGCTCTATGGGGAACATCTCTGGAAGCAAATATAACAATATCAACCTCGTGAAGGAGCCTAATAACGGCCATATCAACAACAATAATACCAAGGATGATGCCATGAATTCCAATGGTGCAGCTGACAAAAGGTTCAAAACACTCCCTGCTGCAGAGACGCTCCCTAGGAATGAAGTGCTCGGTGGATATATCTTTGTATGCAATAATGATACGATGCAGGAGGATCTGAAGCGACAGCTGTTTG GTTTGCCTCCTAGATATAGGGATTCTGTGAGGGCAATAACACCGGGTTTACCTTTATTCCTCTACAACTACACCACTCACCAATTGCATGGTATCTTTGAG GCAACCACCTTTGGAGGTTCCAACATAGATCCTACTGCTTGGGAAGATAAAAAGTGCAGAGGTGAATCAAGATTCCCTGCTCAG GTGAGAGTTCGAGCCAGGAAACTCTGCAACCCTCTGGATGAAGATGCTTTCAGGCCCGTCTTGCATCACTATGATGGCCCTAAGTTTCGCCTGGAGCTATCCATTGCTGAG ACCTTGGACTTGCTAGATCTCTGCGAACAAGCTGGCGCATAA
- the LOC121762341 gene encoding probable arabinosyltransferase ARAD1, translating into MAGRQFSSAKSQRSPLLLFFLSLIFLSLIFYIFSSSSSPSLPTLHTTSSFPAPSNPNLDYSFVSSLEKFLITHKSNSPSSRDHTVRGAVDERDVKRLDDLISEEEEKRLYGGETSFYSPIRVYVYDMPSKFTYDLLWLFHNTYKETTNLTSNGSPVHRLIEQHSIDYWLWADLIAPESERLLKNVVRVHKQEEADLFYIPFFTTISFFLLEKQQCKAIYREALKWVTDQPAWNWSEGRDHILPVHHPWSFKSVRKFMKKAIWLLPDVDSTGNWYKPGQVYLEKDLILPYVPNVHLCDSKCLSDSKRTTLLFFRGRLKRNAGGKIRAKLVAELNGVKDVVIEEGTAGEDGKNAAQIGMRKSIFCLNPAGDTPSSARLFDAIVSGCIPVIVSDELEFPFEGILDYRKVAVFVSSSDAMQPGWLLSYLRNISPSQIRQKQTSLAKYSRHFVYSHPAQPLGPEDLVWRMMAGKLVNIKLHSRRSQRVVKESRSICSCECRRPNSTSPVPFS; encoded by the exons ATGGCCGGGAGACAATTCTCCTCCGCGAAATCTCAGAGATCTCCTCTCctcctcttctttctctctctaatcttcctctctctcattttctacatcttctcctcctcttcctctccctctctccccactCTCCACACCACCTCCTCATTTCCCGCACCTTCAAACCCTAACCTCGACTATTCCTTCGTCTCCTCACTCGAGAAGTTTCTTATCACTCATAAATCCAATTCTCCCTCCAGCCGCGACCACACCGTTCGAGGCGCCGTTGATGAACGCGATGTGAAGAGATTAGACGATTTGATCTCGGAGGAAGAGGAGAAACGTCTCTACGGAGGCGAGACTTCGTTTTACTCGCCGATTAGGGTTTATGTGTATGACATGCCGTCGAAATTCACCTACGATTTGCTCTGGCTGTTTCACAATACGTATAAAGAGACAACTAATCTCACCTCCAATGGCAGTCCTGTTCATCGATTGATTGAGCAA CATTCGATTGATTATTGGCTTTGGGCGGACTTAATTGCACCAGAATCAGAGAGGTTACTGAAGAATGTGGTGAGAGTTCACAAGCAAGAAGAGGCAGACTTGTTCTACATACCATTTTTCACTACAATCAGCTTTTTCTTGTTGGAGAAACAGCAATGCAAGGCTATTTATAGG GAAGCCCTAAAGTGGGTCACAGACCAACCAGCTTGGAACTGGTCTGAGGGTAGAGATCATATCTTACCTGTTCATCATCCTTGGTCATTTAAATCTGTTCGGAAATTTATGAAGAAAGCAATCTGGCTTCTTCCAGATGTGGACTCAACTGGGAATTG GTATAAGCCTGGACAAGTTTACCTTGAGAAAGACCTGATACTGCCATATGTTCCAAATGTCCATTTGTGTGATTCCAAATGTTTGTCTGATTCAAAGAGGACTACACTGCTATTTTTTCGAGGAAGGCTGAAAAGAAATGCT GGTGGTAAAATTCGTGCTAAACTTGTGGCTGAACTTAATGGAGTCAAGGATGTGGTCATAGAGGAGGGTACTGCTGGAGAGGATGGAAAGAATGCAGCTCAGATTGGCATGCGCAA GTCTATCTTTTGCCTAAATCCAGCTGGTGATACTCCTTCATCTGCTAGGTTGTTTGACGCTATTGTCAGTGGTTGCATCCCTGTAATAGTCAGTGACGAGTTGGAATTTCCTTTTGAAGGAATTCTTGATTACCGCAAG GTAGCTGTTTTCGTATCCTCAAGTGATGCCATGCAGCCAGGATGGCTCTTATCCTATTTACGAAATATTTCTCCCTCTCAAATAAGacagaagcaaacaagtcttgCTAAG TACTCGAGGCATTTCGTTTATTCTCATCCTGCTCAACCATTGGGCCCAGAAGACTTGGTTTGGAGAATG ATGGCAGGTAAGTTGGTTAACATCAAGCTTCATTCGAGGAGATCGCAACGCGTTGTGAAAGAATCTAGAAGCATCTGCAGTTGCGAATGCAGGCGACCGAACAGTACGAGCCCAGTACCCTTCTCTTGA
- the LOC121761283 gene encoding cellulose synthase-like protein D3 produces MASKSFKASRSNLSTDSEMTESQNGRPPLPPQSHVTFARRTSSGRYVNYSRDDLDSELGNDDFLDYTVHIPLTPDNQPSNPVTQKVEEQYVSSSLFTGGFNSMTRAHLMDKVIDSDASHPQMAGAKGSSCSVPGCDGKVMSDERGDDILPCECDFKICRDCYFDVLKTGEGVCPGCKEQYNAADLDEAMEKWPALPQLPPPPSGVSKVERRMSLMKSNKSMLMRSQTADFDHNRWLFETKGTYGYGNAIWPKEGGYDDEKNERTVESSDLVSKPWRPLTRKLKIPAAIISPYRLLVLVRMVVLGFFLTWRVSHPNTDAVWLWGMSVVCEIWFAFSWILDQLPKLCPVNRATDLNVLKEKFETPTPNNPTGKSDLPGLDIFVSTADPEKEPPLVTANTILSILAADYPVEKLSCYVSDDGGALLTFEAMAEAASFANMWVPFCRKHDIEPRNPESYFNLKKDPYKNKVKSDFVKDRRRVKREYDEFKVRINSLPESIRRRSDAFHAREELKALKEQRQRKDDEPFEAIKVKKATWMADGTHWPGTWLSPTAEHTKGDHAGIIQVMLKPPSDEPLCGPSLSEGQVMDLTDVDIRLPMLVYVSREKRPGYDHNKKAGAMNSLVRASAIMSNGAFILNLDCDHYIYNSQAMREGMCFMMDRGGDRICYVQFPQRFEGIDPSDRYANRNTVFFDGNMRALDGLQGPVYVGTGCLFRRVALYGFDPPRSKERGSGLLSCCFPRRKKHRTVASNADENRALRMGDSDDEEMNLSLGPKMFGNSNLLIDSIPVAEFQGRPLADHPSVKHGRPPGALTIPRDLLDASTVAEAISVISCWYEDKSEWGQRVGWIYGSVTEDVVTGYRMHNRGWRSVYCVTKRDAFRGTAPINLTDRLHQVLRWATGSVEIFFSFNNAFLATSKMKILQRIAYLNVGIYPFTSVFLIVYCFLPALSLFSGQFIVQSLDVTFLVYLLTITVTLCALAVLEVKWAGIELEEWWRNEQFWLIGGTSAHLAAVFQGLLKVIAGVEISFTLTSKSAGDDDDDDFADLYIVKWTSLMVPPMVIMMVNLIAIAVGISRTIYSTIPQWSRLLGGVFFSFWVLAHLYPFAKGLMGRRGRTPTIVFVWSGLIAIIISLLWVAINPPEGSNQIGGSFQFP; encoded by the exons ATGGCTTCCAAATCGTTCAAGGCGAGTAGATCAAATTTATCCACAGATTCTGAGATGACAGAGTCTCAAAACGGCAGGCCGCCTCTGCCTCCGCAGTCTCACGTCACGTTTGCCCGCCGGACCTCATCAGGACGCTATGTCAACTACTCTAGGGACGATCTCGACAGTGAGCTAGGCAATGACGACTTCCTGGATTACACGGTCCACATTCCCCTTACCCCCGACAACCAGCCTAGCAACCCCGTCACACAGAAGGTGGAGGAGCAGTATGTCTCGAGCTCACTCTTCACGGGCGGGTTCAACAGCATGACAAGGGCTCATTTGATGGACAAGGTCATTGACTCAGACGCTAGCCATCCGCAGATGGCTGGCGCCAAGGGATCCTCTTGCTCCGTCCCCGGCTGTGATGGGAAAGTCATGAGTGATGAGAGGGGAGATGATATCCTCCCTTGTGAGTGTGATTTCAAGATTTGTAGGGATTGCTACTTTGATGTGCTCAAGACGGGAGAAGGGGTCTGCCCCGGGTGCAAGGAGCAGTACAATGCGGCTGATCTGGATGAGGCCATGGAGAAGTGGCCGGCTCTGCCACAGCTCCCACCGCCACCATCTGGGGTTTCCAAGGTGGAGAGGAGGATGTCGCTTATGAAATCGAACAAGTCAATGCTGATGAGGAGCCAGACTGCCGATTTTGATCATAACAGGTGGCTGTTTGAGACGAAGGGGACTTATGGATATGGCAATGCTATATGGCCTAAGGAGGGGGGATACGATGACGAGAAGAATGAGCGTACTGTTgagtcttctgacttggtgagcAAACCGTGGAGGCCACTCACTCGCAAGCTCAAGATCCCGGCTGCCATTATCAGCCCTTACCG GCTTCTAGTCTTGGTTCGAATGGTTGTTCTTGGTTTTTTCTTGACATGGAGAGTCAGCCATCCAAACACTGATGCAGTCTGGCTTTGGGGGATGTCTGTAGTTTGTGAAATATGGTTCGCTTTCTCTTGGATTCTGGATCAGCTTCCGAAGCTCTGTCCAGTCAATCGAGCCACTgatctcaacgtgctcaaggaGAAGTTCGAGACGCCTACTCCAAACAACCCCACTGGGAAGTCTGATCTCCCCGGTTTGGACATATTCGTCTCGACTGCAGATCCAGAGAAGGAGCCGCCACTTGTCACTGCCAACACCATACTGTCTATCCTAGCAGCTGACTATCCAGTGGAGAAGCTCTCCTGCTATGTCTCGGATGATGGAGGGGCGCTCCTGACATTTGAGGCCATGGCTGAGGCAGCGAGCTTCGCCAACATGTGGGTCCCGTTCTGCCGGAAACACGACATCGAGCCTAGGAATCCCGAGAGCTACTTCAACTTGAAGAAGGATCCTTACAAGAACAAAGTTAAGAGTGACTTTGTCAAAGACCGGAGACGAGTGAAGCGGGAGTACGATGAGTTTAAGGTCCGGATAAACAGTCTGCCAGAGTCCATTCGTCGTAGATCCGACGCCTTTCATGCTAGGGAAGAACTTAAGGCCTTGAAGGAGCAGAGGCAGAGGAAAGACGACGAGCCGTTTGAGGCGATCAAGGTGAAAAAGGCTACGTGGATGGCTGATGGAACACATTGGCCCGGGACTTGGTTGAGCCCTACAGCTGAACACACAAAGGGTGATCATGCAGGAATTATACAG GTTATGTTGAAGCCTCCAAGCGACGAACCGCTTTGTGGGCCGTCGTTGTCGGAGGGTCAGGTGATGGACCTGACAGATGTTGACATCCGCCTGCCTATGCTCGTCTATGTGTCTCGTGAGAAGCGCCCCGGCTACGATCATAACAAGAAAGCCGGTGCCATGAACTCTCTTGTCCGAGCTTCAGCCATCATGTCTAATGGTGCCTTTATTCTCAACCTTGATTGTGATCACTACATCTACAACTCTCAAGCCATGAGGGAAGGAATGTGTTTCATGATGGACAGAGGCGGAGATCGCATCTGCTATGTTCAGTTCCCCCAGAGGTTCGAAGGCATCGACCCCTCTGACCGTTACGCCAATAGAAACACAGTCTTCTTCGATGGGAACATGCGAGCTCTCGATGGGCTGCAGGGTCCGGTTTATGTTGGGACCGGGTGTCTGTTCCGGAGGGTTGCTCTTTACGGCTTCGACCCTCCACGATCCAAGGAGCGTGGCTCCGGCTTGCTCAGCTGCTGTTTCCCTCGTCGGAAGAAGCACCGTACAGTTGCTAGCAACGCGGACGAGAATAGGGCGTTGAGAATGGGAGACTCGGACGATGAAGAGATGAACCTCTCACTTGGTCCAAAGATGTTTGGAAACTCGAATCTACTCATTGATTCCATCCCAGTGGCAGAGTTTCAAGGCCGGCCGCTAGCTGACCACCCCTCGGTGAAGCACGGAAGGCCGCCTGGCGCCCTCACCATACCACGCGACCTTCTTGATGCATCCACCGTTGCAGAGGCCATCAGTGTCATCTCGTGCTGGTACGAGGATAAGTCCGAGTGGGGGCAACGCGTTGGATGGATTTATGGTTCTGTCACGGAGGACGTTGTCACGGGATACAGAATGCATAACCGGGGCTGGAGATCGGTCTACTGTGTCACCAAACGAGACGCCTTCCGTGGCACAGCTCCAATCAACCTCACGGACCGGCTCCACCAGGTCCTCCGATGGGCGACTGGCTCGGTCGAAATCTTCTTCTCGTTCAACAACGCCTTCCTAGCCACCTCGAAGATGAAGATCCTTCAGAGGATCGCATACCTCAACGTCGGAATCTATCCCTTCACATCTGTGTTCTTGATCGTCTACTGCTTCCTCCCCGCGCTCTCCCTCTTCTCCGGCCAGTTCATTGTCCAATCCCTGGATGTCACATTCCTCGTCTACCTCCTCACCATCACCGTAACACTCTGCGCGCTAGCTGTGCTCGAGGTTAAGTGGGCAGGAATCGAGCTGGAGGAGTGGTGGAGGAACGAGCAGTTTTGGTTGATCGGAGGGACCAGTGCACATCTAGCTGCCGTGTTCCAAGGCCTGCTCAAGGTCATTGCTGGTGTGGAGATCTCATTCACCCTAACATCCAAATCAGCAGGGGACGACGACGATGATGACTTTGCTGATCTCTACATAGTGAAATGGACGTCACTGATGGTCCCTCCGATGGTGATCATGATGGTGAACTTGATAGCTATCGCGGTTGGGATCAGCCGGACCATCTACAGCACGATACCACAGTGGAGTCGTCTATTGGGTGGCGTTTTCTTCAGCTTTTGGGTGCTGGCGCATCTCTATCCGTTCGCCAAGGGACTGATGGGGAGACGGGGGAGGACGCCCACCATCGTGTTCGTGTGGTCGGGGCTCATCGCCATCATTATATCACTCCTGTGGGTGGCGATCAACCCTCCGGAGGGAAGCAACCAGATTGGTGGATCCTTTCAGTTTCCATGA